From Leptidea sinapis chromosome 12, ilLepSina1.1, whole genome shotgun sequence, the proteins below share one genomic window:
- the LOC126967043 gene encoding glucose transporter GlcP-like isoform X5, with product MENNHVNEIKDVSWLPFLRQFYICSGETILHFCYGLYFGAPTVFIPQIRKEANKTEVITLEMESWLTSTTAYSSIPWTIILSIMAYYFGRRAPAFLLWTLVFIGTVIIFYSTTIIEILCGQIIVGILPGAVSTISVMIFTEYTSPKYRGVFLTLKVATYFWGVLVANAIGTFFYWKNIVILMLVCCAMSSTIFFCPESPLWLASKGRFDECIKVHRWLNGHDAVSENELLCLIKLNKVKQSNLNRNLSKTNFFMKFFQIIKRKTIYKPILFASLTSLLFICTGKLACFAYAIPIFKEITTSEVAAYNGLLILDIFAVLGMYVGCALSKYIKRKAALICTSLMGAMSLFILSCYLYLVKYSIIILNQYLTITLLTTFSTLISIGPIVLVPCIHGELAPIKYRSIYFTLNSIILSILMGTTIKIAPFLFGYAEMYIVFLYFGFATCIVVLLVYKYLPETKDRSLSEIQRLIEGSVTEIQKVKADVDLHTTNVFNGTAGEDVCRGENFAIQDQRIELLIDNGSG from the exons ATGGAAAACAATCACGTAAATGAGATTAAGGACGTGTCCTGGCTTCCATTTTTAAGACAA ttttacatTTGTTCCGGggaaacaatattacatttttgctATGGCCTGTATTTTGGAGCTCCGACTGTTTTCATACCACAAATACGAAAGGAGGCTAATAAAACTGAAGTTATTACCTTAGAAATGGAGTCTTGGTTAA CGTCTACTACGGCCTATTCATCTATACCATGgactataatattatcaataatggCTTACTACTTTGGAAGACGGGCACCTGCGTTTCTTTTATGGACTTTAGTATTCATTGGTACCGTTATAATTTTCTACAGCACCACTATTATTGAAATCCTCTGCGGCCAGATAATAGTTGGAATTCTTCCAGGCGCTGTTTCAACAATATCAGTTATGATATTTACGGAATATACATCACCTAAATATAGAGGAGTTTTTCTAACACTGAAAGTTGCAACATACTTTTGGGGTGTTTTAGTCGCCAATGCAATTGGAACATTCTTTTATtggaaaaatattgtaattcttATGTTGGTATGTTGCGCGATGAGTTCCACTATTTTCTTTTGCCCTGAATCTCCACTGTGGCTTGCTAGTAAAGGACGATTTGATGAATGTATTAAAGTACATCGTTGGCTGAATGGACATGATGCTGTTTCTGAAAACGAATTATTATGTCTTATCAAACTAAATAAAGTTAAACAATCCAATTTAAATCGAAATCTATCGAAAACAAActttttcatgaaattttttcaaataataaaaagaaaaacaatttataagcCTATTTTGTTTGCGAGTTTGACAAGTCTTCTTTTTATTTGTACTGGTAAACTAGCCTGTTTTGCATATGCAATTCCAATATTTAAGGAAATAACAACTTCCGAAGTGGCTGCATATAACGGATTGttaatattagatatttttgCTGTCCTTGGAATGTATGTTGGTTGTGCTCTTTCGAAATATATTAAGAGAAAAGCAGCACTTATATGTACAAGTTTAATGGGAGCTAtgagtttatttatattgtcaTGTTATTTGTATCTTGTTAAatactcaattattattttaaatcaatatctaACTATTACGTTGCTCACGACATTTTCAACCCTAATTAGCATCGGTCCAATTGTATTAGTGCCATGTATACACGGAGAATTAGCACCAATTAAATACAGAagcatttattttacattaaattcaatcattttatctattttaatgGGTACTACTATAAAAATTGCACCATTTTTATTTGGCTATGCTGAAATGTATattgtgtttttgtattttggATTTGCGACATGTATTGTTGTTCtattagtttataaatatttaccagAAACAAAAGACAGATCTTTATCAGAAATACAACGATTGATAGAAGGAAGTGTAACCGAAATACAGAAAGTAAAGGCAGATGTAGATCTACACACAACTAATGTCTTTAATGGAACTGCTGGCGAAGATGTCTGTCGAGGTGAAAATTTTGCAATTCAAGATCAACGTATTGAATTGCTTATAGATAACGGAAGCGGATAa